GAATTGTAGTGGGACATCATCATGTTAGGATGAGCATAAactaagaaaaattaaaataaaaaaataaaggatgAGCATAAAAAACAAAACGATTCTCACCTAATTTGACATCCAGTTTTAGATTTTACAAATGACATCCAGTTTTTAAATTATCTTTATAGAGTATGTATCCTAATTTGATCATTCCGGAAAATAAAGAGAGGATGTATACAATTTAGAATatagttattttttaaaaaaaataatattttttaattaatacctAAAATATTGATGTAATAGACTCGCTTGGAAAAGATAAGAAATGAAAAGTttcgataatttttataatataaaaatattgatcTGACGTACTAAATTCATTTATGAAAGCTTAAAAGTTCCAAAACTCGTTTCAATGAACGTCGGATAGTAAGTTTTTGAGTtccaattatgtttttttttttatcatttatttctttaaaaaaatatttttaatttgggACCTCACTGGAACAAGAGGGTTCAACAAATCTAGGGTGGTTGCCACGTTGACTACATTTAATCAAaattcattattttttaaaattcccCTCGATAATAAATCAACATATACTTTAAGACCTATTATGAATCAAATACCAAAAAAACATAACTTAAAATTAGTAAATGATTCATCAGCTATGTATATACTCGCTATACATTATTGTCGATGTGGGTCAACTGTTTCCTATATAGTCgcatcatttaatttttttaaaaaaaattaaaatataatttaaaatatatttaagacaATAATTCTAAACcaataataacataaaaaattattacCACCAGTAGTCGATAAGTGATATACAAAGCACAGAAATAGTTGACTAATACAATAAGTAATTCGACCCGATCATATAAACATCATCAATTTTTGGAATCATACAATAACGAGATATGGCTTTTGCTAATTTCCATGTCAAATCAATCTAACATACAGCAGAACATCATCAGTCACGCTATCATTATCAGTAACGCAAATTTACATGATTCAAACCTACACGACAATATTCGGTCATATTAGAATTAAACTCATAAGTTCTCACATGCTAGCATTCATCGGTTAATAATGACAAGAAGAAGACATTTGCCATTGAATGTTTCCTGATATATTCCTTCACATTTTGTGTAACAGATGTTATGCAAAATCAAAGGATGAACTCCatgatgatttaatgatcaatCTTGTGAGCCAAGACTACGAAAAAAAAATGTCTTCTCACCTGCACTAAGTGTCAAAGTCTTGAATAGATATTGCCACTAACTGTTGAACGACCTCTTACCAATCATCATGTACACTATAACTCAACCTTAGATTGTAACAAAATAccaaataacaaaataatatagTTTTTCTTACTAAGGGAGAATTTAAATTAAGTCACATTCTAAGTTAACAAAGTTGAATAAAGCTCCAAACAAGAAACAACAGTATCCAACCAACAGTGATGCCAATCCAGCTACAGAATTCAAGCAAAAGACCTACAAAATGAAATCTTGTAGCATCAATGACAAGACGAGATGACCTAGCTCAGCCTCTGGGCAGCTTCCTTAGCTAGCAGCTTTTCTCTAGCCTTGGATTTTGCCTGAGATTTGGTGCCCATAATTCCACCACCCCACTTTCTCCGGACCTCATCAAACTTATCATTGAAGTTGGCCTGAAAGGAGAATCAAAATCATTATAGGAAAACTTCCCTAAGCATACAGCTAAAAGTTGCACTACCGTTTAGTTCTAATGTTCACCTTGATGGCTTCCAAGATTTTGCTAAATTCCAGTTTATCCTCATTCTTCACAGTGGTCAGACAAAGCACCGATGCTGTTTTCTTATGTACGATCTATCAGAAATTCGACAACAACAAATGAATATGTCAGCAATGAAAATATGCTGCTTCAATTTCAAGCTTTAGCAGAATGTCAATGACAAAAGAGAGGTGCACCAACCGCTCCCAATCGGGCTTTTCCTTTGACAATACAGTAAGGGATCTCCATCTTCCTGCACAATGCAGGCAGCCAAACCACAAGCTCGATTGGGTCCACATCATGAGCGATAACCACCAATTGTGCCTTGTTCTACAGGAGATTGCATCAAGAAGTTCTCAGTGAACACATGTTGCATCTTCAGTCTATTGTACTAAGCAAGTAAAACAGAGCATGCAATCTGCAGGCATACACACTAATGGGGAAGAATACAAACCTGTTCAATAAGGTAAGTGACATGATTGAGCCCATACTTAACAACTATGGGCTTCTTAACTTCAACAGTCTTCCCTTCAGCCTCAGCTTGTGCCCTCTTCAGAAGCCGTTCTTTCTTTGCAGCTCGGTCTTCAGGCCTGTACTTGAGAAGCATCTTGAAAAGATTTGTAGCTGCAAAAACATTATATAGACAAATAAGTAGGACGACAAATACATAAAGGCCAGTGATCGAATTAATCTTTTGAAGAGAATTTTTGTATTAAACAATAACACCGTAGATTTCATCTTCTTATTATATCATATGTACACAAAATGTCAACACAGTTCTCCAATAGACATAAGACCTCCATCACAAAAAAATATTCTGACATACATGAAAAATAACACATGGATGTTAAGTCATTATTCTGCCAAAAAGGCATCTAAGAAGTCTTCTTTAATTTAACAAACGAAGAATTTAACCACAAAAAATAAATAGTACCTTCAAGCATCAACTATGAGAATTTTGTTTAAGAAACTAACAATGGCATCCAACATAAAAGAGCTGTTATTTAAGAAGGCATTGTCAGACTTAATACATGGAAGTACGGCAACATAGAATACAAATCTATTGGATATGAGAGCATCACAAAACAGAACATTCAGGGAAAGTTTCAACCAAATTGAACTATAGAAGTACAATATGCATCGACTAGACCCACAGAAATTCCATACAAAAAACACCAGGATAAGATTTAACCAACTAAAGTGACTGACAAGAATAATGTCTGCAACAGATAAAAGAATGAACATAGAATTCTATGGATGTCCTATTGATGGTCGGCAATATGCTTTGGCATTTAAATACCAGTATTAGGTAAATTCAATATCCAAACATTCTAAAACCATTCAAAATAAGATCTCCAAAAAAAGTGACCATAAATATAAGTGTTACAACTGTGATATGGAACCATACAAAAAAATTGTAGCCAACATTACATTAGACTGGTTTTACAAAACTTATCAGTCCTATTTACGTAAGATCCACTTTCACAGAATTCAGCTCATCTCAATCATATCAATTAAAGCAATGTCACACATCTTGTCTACTCCAGAGTGTGACAAGCAAAAACATTGACCCTAATCCTAAATCCCTGTGGGATATAGCTTACATCAGAATCCATTAGTTAATGCAGCAGTtctcaaattaaaaaaatgaacCCATGGCATCTGTTCCAAATTATTCAGGAAAAAATCAAATTCTTTGGTCTTTACATATTTAAATTGAACCAGCAAGTTCTTAAATCTCAATATTTGGTACCTATACTAATCCCATGTCGACCAGTATGATTCAGTATATCAACTGGTATACATCAGCTCATCAAGAACGATAAACGGAATGAAAAACAATCAACAAGCTATACTAGTGTTTTTGTTCCCTCTTCATCTTTTCTTTTGTCGACAGACTGTAGCTGCTTCTAGCTAACCGCACCAGAACCTCATCTCTGGTTCATATTCTTTCTGGTTTCCTGGCACACTCAGCAATTAAGGAAAAATTAGCAGAACCTTGGCCCCATTTATGCAAAATGTTTGAATATGGTTTAAGCCAAAATTGGCTGAACCGACAAAAAAAACCCAAAACATCATTTTAAGtcttattttaatatattctGTATATCAGAGAGTACCAGCTGATTCACAACTTTTGTTCATTACTGAACCCACTGGGGACTTCACATGTTGGTCCATATAGCATGGTTTTTAAAACACTGGATTGCAAAAGCAAAATTGTTGAAATTAAAATTGAATGGTGCATTTGTAAAATATGGTAGGAGCACGATTCCCCCTATAAACAATTTGGTCATTTCCTATAAGATCATTATTGAGACCGAACATAAAATTTAGCATGTGATCAATCTTACCAAGCAAATCAGCCTGGAGGAACAATTTTGTTgctaaaaaatcatcaagtagcCTAAATTCCCCAAAAAATGGGCGAAGTTTGTTTATAAATTGGTAAGGACGAATTGGAATTGCTAAGAAATACCAGAAAGTGGTTGGGACCACACAAGCAGAGAAAAAGCTGATCATGATTCAACTGGCATCTGATTGACGTGCATCAAAGTTGCTTAAATCAAGCTGACCAATCATGAGTAGCTGATGTTGGCCAAGCCAGTTGGACATGATCGATCTCCATTCTAATACTGAATTCCAATTGAGTCTAGCATAATTACTGATTCTATCAAATCTACCATTTTAGATCAATGAACATGATGTGGGTACTGAATGGACATCATTTACTCCAATTAGGACACCCAGGACTTGTAGAATAGAAATAGGTATCATAGCATATTTTCTTAGTCATCTCAATTTCTCTATTTTTCATGTAAAATCCAAGCCCCCTCAAGGACTATACACAAAAAAAGCAAACGAATGGAACTTTCaaacagtgatttaaataggcacTCGTACTAGACGAGGCAAGGCACGAGCGCCTCGTGTGTGGACCAGGTGGCACGCTTCAATAAGGTGCCACCTGGGCACTCGCCCGAACTAAGGCACCGAGCACTTCGAGCAAGCACCTGGTTCAAATAAGGCAACCGAACCAGACTTTTAAGTCTAGTTTGGTTCAACAATAGTTAGTgggttcgattaaaccaactaatGCAGTTTTTTACCCTCAAAAGCTACATTTCACCCTCGCACGACCCCGAGCCAACCCTAGCGTTGTTTTTGCCTCCGCTGCCGATgctttctactcctgcctctgccgcAAACACAACGAACTGAGCCTCCCTCTATCATTGACAGACAGGTCCGCTGGCCTAGCAAGAGCTCGTAGCTTCCTTTCACCATCGCTCCGTATGCAGTTCCTTCCACTATTGAGGGAGAGGACCGCAAGTTCCTCCGCCACCGACAGACATCCTCTAGAGCTTCCGTTGCTGTCCGCAACTTCCATCATTGTCGTTGCTGTCACGgctatcttaaactaatcctcttCCACTACTGCTATCAATTTCTCACCGTTGTTgctatcttaaactaatcctcttCCACTATTAGTGACCCATTTATTCCCCTCTATTATTGTTAATAatagatttttaatttaatatcatatttttatttaaataatcatatttattaattatattatatatttttataattcagAATGTCTCGTTTCGCTCaggcgagcacctagcgcctcggacGTTTTAGAACCTTGgtgtctagcgctttttaaatcactactttCAAGTATCAAATGGTCATAGAACTTTGATATTCACATTTCCTAGCTTAATAAAACATTAACAAAGGAACTACAAACTTACCCTCTTGTATGACCATAGTGAAACTGTCCTGACAACTGACATTAACAAAGGAACTATAAACTTACCCTGCTGCATCAATAAAGCTGAGATCTATTACCAATTTCCTTCCACTGTTTCTGTGAAGCTGACTAAATTTGGAAGTTCACAAATAACAGATCCTGAGTTGTTATGTGCAGCAACATGCCACGATTCTCCAAAGTTTCATGGTTACTCAATTCATTGAATTAAGATAGGCTTTGCCATTTAATGACACTAAAAATGGCACTTCCTCTACAGTTCTGTAGATCACTGACCAAAGATAAGAATTGTCATTTTCACATACTAGCTTCTCAACCTTACAAATGTGAGAATATGTTCAAGTAAATCATAAAATCCAAGTACTAACTACTAAATCAAGTCATTACACTAACTTGTCAAGGAACTGAGGCAGCATGGAAGATACTGAAGATAGATCATATTAAATAGTCAAAGAAATGATGCAGGATGGCACACGTGTGTTGGCATCAAGCAACCCTTACAAGGACAATTACAAATTGGGACAACATTTTGCAAACAATTAACACACTCCAGTGACAATCTGGACTACAAACAAATCTAGATCAGGGTATTTACCACCAAGAACATAGAGAAAGAGAAAACTGAGGATGATGAAATAACATAAGTATACTAACCCATCATCGACAAAGTATGTCATTATACAGGCAACCAAACAGAAAAAGTAGAGGAAGTTC
The window above is part of the Musa acuminata AAA Group cultivar baxijiao chromosome BXJ2-6, Cavendish_Baxijiao_AAA, whole genome shotgun sequence genome. Proteins encoded here:
- the LOC103971139 gene encoding large ribosomal subunit protein eL8y, which codes for MAPKRGVKAPVPGKKKPEKVVNPLFEKRPKQFGIGGALPPKRDLHRFVKWPKVVRIQRQRRILKQRLKVPPALNQFTRTLDKNLATNLFKMLLKYRPEDRAAKKERLLKRAQAEAEGKTVEVKKPIVVKYGLNHVTYLIEQNKAQLVVIAHDVDPIELVVWLPALCRKMEIPYCIVKGKARLGAIVHKKTASVLCLTTVKNEDKLEFSKILEAIKANFNDKFDEVRRKWGGGIMGTKSQAKSKAREKLLAKEAAQRLS